ATGGGAGCCTCACCAGACGACGGAACGCCTTCGCTGCGAAAATTTGTCCGCACTTTAGGCGGCGGCGAAGAACCCGTGCAGCGTGGGCACTACTTCGCCCTGATCGACGAAGCGGACAGTATTCTTATCGATGAAGCACGAACGCCGCTGATCATCGGGTTGACTCAGCCAAACGACCCCGGCACCGTCAATCTGTTTCGCTGGAGTAACCGAGCCACCTATCAGCTCACCCCGCGTGAAGACTATGTTTACGAACCCGAACGCCGTTCTGCATGGCTGACCGACGCCGGCTGCCGCAAAGTTGTTCTGATGGCTAAGCCGTCGCTGATGAACAGCATGGACACCGAACGCATTTACACGCAGGTCGAAAAAGCGCTGACGGCTCAGCACGCTTTCATGAAGGACCGCGACTACGTCATCGTCGATGAGAAAGTGATGATCGTCGACGAAGGAACGGGCCGAGTGATGGATGGCCGAAAGTGGCAGGACGGACTTCATCAGGCGATCGAAGCCAAAGAACTGGTTCCCATTACCGCCGCCACCGGCGAGGCGGCTCGAATTACGGTGCAGAGCTTCTTTCGCAACTATACCAACCTGTGCGGCATGACGGGAACAGCTCTACCCGCCCGTCGCGAACTGAAAAAGACGTATAAGCTGAAGGTCACAAAGATCCCGACGAACAAGAAGTGTATTCGTCGAGGCAAGCCAGCACGAGTCTTCAAGACTCAAGAGGCTAAGCGAGCCGCCATTGCCGCAGACATCGAAGAGCTCATGCAGCGAGGCCAGAGCATTCTGGTCGGCACGCCGTCCGTCGAAGCGTCCGAAGCCTTGGCTGAGATCCTGAAAGGGCACAACATCAACGCTAAGATCTTGAACGCTCGCTACCACGAACAGGAGGCGGAAATTGTCAAACAGGCGGGCGGTCCGGGCAAAGTAACCATCGCCACAAACATGGCTGGTCGAGGAACAGACATTATCCTGGACGATGTCGTTAAGAAGTCGGGCGGACTGCATGTCATCGCCACCGAAATGCACAGCTCGAAGCGCATCGATCGCCAGCTAGTGGGCCGAGCCGCTCGACAGGGCGACCCGGGGTCCTACCAGTTCTATCTGTCGCTGGAAGACGAACTGCTTAGCTGCCGCGAACCCAAAGAAGTGCAACGTCGTCGAAAAATGGCAATCGCCAACAAGTCGGGCGAACTAAGTCGCACATGGCACCGCTACTTCAAAAAGGTGCAGCGGTTCCTGGAAAAAACTCACCGCAAGCAGCGAAAAAGTCTCCTGAAGCAGGAACGCCTGCGTCTGGAACAATACGAAAACATGGGCCTCGACCCCTACCTGGAACTCACAGAATCGTAAGCCAAGCACGCATCATTCTCACGCCGCAGTAGACACATCCTCAAGCGACCACCGGGAGCACCGCCGGCGATTCCGCCCCCAAACCGTCACCAACCCACTACGCCAACCGCCCGCCGGTGCATACCGGCCCCGTTAGGGAGTCCAGATTTTGGTGGTGGTCGTTGTGGCTTCGTTGGGAGGCCGTTTTTCTCGTCGAGCTTTCAGGCGGATGTAGGGTGGAATAAAGCGGCCGCGGTAGCCGAAATGATTGACGTTGGCGTTGTAGTCCGCTCGTACAGGTTCGCGGACGTCTTCCAGAATCATGTTGCTGCGACACAGTCCGCCGATCAGATCTTCCAGTCGATGCAGGTACTCAGTCGCTCCGGGTTCACGATAAGATTTGTCGATCTGTCGGGGCAGGGGGCCTCGATGGTAGTACTCGACCCCGATAACAAACTGATGGCGTTCGTTGCGATGACTAATCTGCAGGCTGGTCGGTTGTTTATGCTGGCTGATATAAACACCGTCATCGCGAAGGACGCGAGCGATCTCCGCATACAGTGGGACCAGGTCGGGGATGTAGCAGGAGCTGACCGGTTGATGCACGATGTCGAAACTTCGGCTGGTGAGTTCGCGCAGATCGTCCATTGAAGCGCGCAGTGTTTCGACCTTCAGACCGCGACGATGTGCTTCGCGACGATCGAGTTCCAGCATTGAGTCGCTGATATCCACGACCGTCACGTTTGCCCCCGCCACCGCGTACAGAATCGACTGCCAGCCACCGCCGGACGCCAGACACAGCACGTCCATGCCAACCACACTTTCGGGCAGCCAGCCTCGCCCATCCAAAACCCGAAGTGGTCGCGAGCACTCTTCGTCCGTGGCAACGCGAGCGAACTGGCTTCCGGAATCCGCCAGTTGATTCCATGATTTTCGGTTAGTTGCCTGGTAATTCAAAGGGGGCTCCTGAATGTCGACGAAAACGCCGAACCGCGGGTTGAATGTGCGGAGTATACCGCCGCGGCCACGTTGTGATGTTCGGGGAAGTCGGCTTCAAACCACTTCGGCGCTTTTCTAAGCACTTTTGACGTTTAGAATAGTCGGTGGTGGAATGCCTGCCACGGTTGGTGGAATGAGTTCACGGGGCAAATGACGCCCTCTGAAAGCCGGTTTGTGGAAATTCTCTCACGAGTTCATTTGTATTGTTTTCTGTTGAGCTACATCGCTGCGTTCGGCGTTGAGCTTTTTCAGTTACTGCGCAACCGGTCCGCGCTGACACGGGGCCTGCTAATTGCATCAACCACTGCCGGATTAATGGCTCATGCGGCTTATTTGGTCGCACGAAGTTCAAAATCCGGCCTCCCGCCACTGGTTGGCAGCAGCCACGACTGGCTACTGGTACTGGCTTGGCTGGGAGTCGTTTTCTATCTGCTGATCCTGACAACTCAACGACGAATCACGCTGGGGTTGTTTCTGTTGCCTGTCATCGTAGGCCTTATCGTGATGTCTACGTTCGTTGACAGCGGGACCACAGAAGAAGCAGGCCGACTAGCCAGTCGGCGCTGGGGAATGCTGCACGCGTCGACGCTGGTTGTTGGAATCGGCTGCGTGGCGGCGGCCACCTTGTGTGCGGTGATGTACCTGTTGCAGCACCAAAAGCTGCGAGGGAAGAGTTCCTGGTTACATCGACTGCAGCTGCCAAATCTGGAAAAGTTGACATCCGTGAATCGCTGGCTGGTGATTGGTACCGTCGCAATGCTGACGGTGGGCCTGGCAACGGGATTCATTCTGGCCGCCACGACTGCGAAAGGGGAGTTCGACTGGACCGATCCAATCATCGCCGGCACGACCATCGTGTGGGGTATCATGACCATAACATTGGCGTGGCTGTTAACCCAAAAGGAACAAACCGGTCGCCAGGTCGCTCGCATGACGTTACTGGCCGGCGGGTTTCTGCTGCTAACCGTCTTTGGTCTGATGCTGCTATCCGGCGGCGTGCATGAGAACCGCCCAGCGAACTCGAATAAAGATGCAGCGTCGCTTTCGAAAGAACGCACGGCGCGCGATGCCGGCATCCTAATGTGCGAAAGCCACTTCACCTGTTATAGCGAAGGCATGCCGTCATGAACGTCTTCGTCTTAAGCTGCAACCATCATCACGCCGGGCTGGAGGTGCGTGAGAAGCTGGCGTTCGCATCTGAAGATCAGCTCACGCAAGCCTACGCCGACTGGCGCAAACAGCATCCCGATTCCGAACTCGTACTGCTGTCGACGTGTAATCGCGTCGAAGTCTATGCGGCCACCGACCAGGAAAGCGGCGCGCTTTCGGCTCAGCACATTTCCGATTTCGTATCCCAGTTCCACAACGTGCCGTCAGACGAATTTACCGGTTCCGTGCTGTCGCACCATGGCCAGAAGGCAGTGGAACACTTGTTTGATGTCGTCTGCAGTCTGGACAGCATGGTTCTGGGCGAACCACAGATTGTGACTCAGGTCAAAGACGCCTACCGGATTGCTCGCGAAAACGATTCCTGCGGGCCGCTAACGAACATTCTGTTTCAGCGAGCTTTGGAAGTATCGGCCAGGGTCCGCACAAACACGCGTTTATCAGAAGGCCGCGTGTCGATTGCCAGCGTTGCGGTTGGCGATTTTGGGCGTGAGATCTTTAACCGATTCGATAATAAGACGGTGCTGGTCATCGGTGCCGGCGAAATGGCTGAAGAGACTCTGCGATACCTGAAAGACGAAAATGCAGGACGCATCGTGGTTATCAACCGCAACCGAGAACGAGCGGAAGCGCTCGCCAACGCATTTGGCGGCGCGACGGACAGCTTTGATCAATTGGATAAGTGGCTGGCTGCAGCGGACATTATCGTTAGTACAACGGGAGCAACAGACACGCTGATCGACCACGACCGATTCGCTCGCATCCGCAAGAATGCTGATCGCAAGCCGGTCTTCATCCTGGATCTTGGTGCCCCGCGAGACTTCGCACCGTCAATCGCCGATATCGACGACAACATTTTCCTATACGACATTGACGCGCTGGAAGAAAAATGTGAACAGAATCGAGCGATGCGGGTTTCGGAAATCAAGCAGGCTCGCAAAATCATTCTAGAAGCCACCGAACACTTCATGCACGGTGTTTATCATCGAGCGACGGGTCCCGTCATTCAGCGACTGCGTGAACAGCTGACAGACATCAGCCAGACAGAAATCGACATCCTGTTCCGACGTCTGC
This DNA window, taken from Fuerstiella marisgermanici, encodes the following:
- the hemA gene encoding glutamyl-tRNA reductase yields the protein MNVFVLSCNHHHAGLEVREKLAFASEDQLTQAYADWRKQHPDSELVLLSTCNRVEVYAATDQESGALSAQHISDFVSQFHNVPSDEFTGSVLSHHGQKAVEHLFDVVCSLDSMVLGEPQIVTQVKDAYRIARENDSCGPLTNILFQRALEVSARVRTNTRLSEGRVSIASVAVGDFGREIFNRFDNKTVLVIGAGEMAEETLRYLKDENAGRIVVINRNRERAEALANAFGGATDSFDQLDKWLAAADIIVSTTGATDTLIDHDRFARIRKNADRKPVFILDLGAPRDFAPSIADIDDNIFLYDIDALEEKCEQNRAMRVSEIKQARKIILEATEHFMHGVYHRATGPVIQRLREQLTDISQTEIDILFRRLPDLDDEQRSAIEKTVHRIVNKVLHPPLETLKVEAKAGTPHSLLDAMKRLFHLGE
- the ccsA gene encoding cytochrome c biogenesis protein CcsA, whose protein sequence is MEILSRVHLYCFLLSYIAAFGVELFQLLRNRSALTRGLLIASTTAGLMAHAAYLVARSSKSGLPPLVGSSHDWLLVLAWLGVVFYLLILTTQRRITLGLFLLPVIVGLIVMSTFVDSGTTEEAGRLASRRWGMLHASTLVVGIGCVAAATLCAVMYLLQHQKLRGKSSWLHRLQLPNLEKLTSVNRWLVIGTVAMLTVGLATGFILAATTAKGEFDWTDPIIAGTTIVWGIMTITLAWLLTQKEQTGRQVARMTLLAGGFLLLTVFGLMLLSGGVHENRPANSNKDAASLSKERTARDAGILMCESHFTCYSEGMPS
- a CDS encoding translocase; its protein translation is MIGASEVYHFSKTAGVAPAARRSRWRAMAKKVIKRSQEMNSLADDELTTAGRKLMWEAKAGTPLDKLLIEAYALVRQSARRVLNMEHFEVQIIGAIALFEGHIAEMQTGEGKTLTATMPSFLRALTGHGCHVITVNDYLAERDCKIMGPVHRKLGLTVGTILEPMEPDERRQNYACDITYATSKEMGFDFLRDRLRMGASPDDGTPSLRKFVRTLGGGEEPVQRGHYFALIDEADSILIDEARTPLIIGLTQPNDPGTVNLFRWSNRATYQLTPREDYVYEPERRSAWLTDAGCRKVVLMAKPSLMNSMDTERIYTQVEKALTAQHAFMKDRDYVIVDEKVMIVDEGTGRVMDGRKWQDGLHQAIEAKELVPITAATGEAARITVQSFFRNYTNLCGMTGTALPARRELKKTYKLKVTKIPTNKKCIRRGKPARVFKTQEAKRAAIAADIEELMQRGQSILVGTPSVEASEALAEILKGHNINAKILNARYHEQEAEIVKQAGGPGKVTIATNMAGRGTDIILDDVVKKSGGLHVIATEMHSSKRIDRQLVGRAARQGDPGSYQFYLSLEDELLSCREPKEVQRRRKMAIANKSGELSRTWHRYFKKVQRFLEKTHRKQRKSLLKQERLRLEQYENMGLDPYLELTES
- a CDS encoding class I SAM-dependent methyltransferase — its product is MNYQATNRKSWNQLADSGSQFARVATDEECSRPLRVLDGRGWLPESVVGMDVLCLASGGGWQSILYAVAGANVTVVDISDSMLELDRREAHRRGLKVETLRASMDDLRELTSRSFDIVHQPVSSCYIPDLVPLYAEIARVLRDDGVYISQHKQPTSLQISHRNERHQFVIGVEYYHRGPLPRQIDKSYREPGATEYLHRLEDLIGGLCRSNMILEDVREPVRADYNANVNHFGYRGRFIPPYIRLKARREKRPPNEATTTTTKIWTP